A region of Candidatus Thorarchaeota archaeon DNA encodes the following proteins:
- a CDS encoding exosome complex exonuclease Rrp41 yields MSPGEEKPDYLINPEGLRLDGRRPDEMRPLELKVGDVIRNADGSASIKQGNTYIVAAIYGPRELHPRHLALPDRAYLRCNYRMTTFSVPDRKRPAPSRREREISMVIRNALEPALFLEEFPEAVIDVYIYVLQADGGTRCASINAASLALADAGVPMRSLVPSIAVGKADGTLLVDLGDMEDKYGGGDVPMAIIPHTESITLLQQDGSFTREELLEAMRMGINACKVLHERQKDAIKRAYVREPGDDDDEYEDDLEDDLGEAAIPGED; encoded by the coding sequence ATGAGCCCCGGAGAAGAAAAACCGGACTATCTTATTAACCCGGAAGGTCTCCGTCTCGACGGTAGACGTCCAGATGAAATGAGACCACTAGAACTGAAAGTGGGCGATGTAATTCGCAACGCTGACGGTTCAGCATCAATAAAGCAAGGTAACACGTACATTGTAGCAGCTATTTATGGACCCCGTGAATTGCATCCACGACATCTTGCCCTCCCAGACAGGGCATACCTTCGATGCAACTACCGGATGACTACCTTTTCAGTACCTGATCGGAAACGACCAGCTCCTTCTAGAAGAGAGCGAGAAATTTCCATGGTTATTCGGAATGCGCTGGAGCCAGCACTGTTCCTAGAGGAGTTTCCTGAAGCTGTTATAGACGTCTATATCTATGTGCTCCAGGCCGATGGCGGTACTCGATGTGCTTCAATCAATGCTGCATCATTGGCATTGGCTGACGCAGGAGTTCCAATGAGAAGCTTGGTTCCATCAATAGCCGTTGGTAAGGCTGATGGTACTTTGCTAGTTGACTTGGGTGATATGGAGGACAAGTATGGCGGTGGAGATGTTCCAATGGCTATCATTCCGCATACAGAATCGATTACTCTTCTCCAACAAGATGGGTCCTTTACCCGCGAAGAATTGTTGGAAGCGATGCGTATGGGTATAAACGCCTGTAAGGTACTCCATGAACGTCAGAAAGATGCGATAAAGCGCGCATACGTTAGAGAACCTGGCGACGATGATGATGAATATGAGGATGACCTCGAGGATGACCTCGGGGAAGCAGCAATTCCAGGGGAGGACTAG
- a CDS encoding KH domain-containing protein yields MATFFENREIVVPGQLLAEGRYRSSFGTYVSADDEVFSALVGLAELRGNTVRVVPLHGVYIPREGDRVIGTITFVAGNNWKVDIGGPYGASLHANNALRKPYDDDISKYYDVGDVIAAEVATYDRTTGPYLSMKGRGLRKLKGGTIVEVSPAKIPRVIGRKGSMINMIKDKLDIQAMVGQNGRIWIRGGDLDSLQIAKKAFKMVAEQSHTKNLTDRVAQMIDEELAKLHENDENEETEETSALEDGEEVEDEEEMEEVNEE; encoded by the coding sequence ATGGCAACGTTTTTCGAGAATCGCGAAATAGTTGTGCCTGGGCAGCTTCTAGCCGAGGGAAGATACAGGTCGTCTTTTGGCACCTACGTGTCAGCAGACGATGAAGTATTCTCGGCTCTTGTCGGACTGGCAGAGCTGCGTGGGAACACAGTACGAGTCGTCCCTCTTCACGGCGTGTATATTCCAAGAGAGGGCGACAGAGTTATCGGTACTATTACTTTTGTTGCTGGTAACAATTGGAAAGTAGACATAGGAGGTCCTTATGGTGCCTCGCTGCATGCTAATAACGCACTGAGGAAACCTTACGACGATGATATCTCCAAGTACTATGATGTAGGAGATGTCATTGCTGCAGAAGTTGCAACCTATGATCGAACAACCGGTCCTTACCTATCAATGAAAGGTAGAGGGCTGAGGAAACTCAAGGGTGGAACAATTGTCGAGGTAAGCCCTGCAAAAATTCCACGCGTCATTGGACGTAAAGGTTCTATGATTAACATGATAAAGGACAAACTCGACATCCAAGCTATGGTTGGACAGAATGGCCGGATTTGGATACGAGGTGGAGACCTCGATTCATTGCAGATCGCTAAGAAAGCTTTCAAGATGGTTGCTGAGCAATCTCACACCAAGAATCTGACAGATAGAGTCGCTCAGATGATTGATGAAGAACTAGCGAAGCTGCATGAGAATGATGAAAATGAAGAAACAGAAGAAACCTCAGCGCTCGAAGATGGCGAAGAGGTCGAAGATGAAGAAGAAATGGAGGAAGTGAATGAAGAATGA
- a CDS encoding ribosome assembly factor SBDS: protein MQRKSGEEWLDLDAVVVGLKRGHLNFEIFVDPDLAFKFRRGEDIPLESVLKSYDLYEDARRGEHASEDLAEDFFGSSDVFEIAPEIIKRGKFKLTHEQRKQLKEEKTEKIIENISKKAMNPKTGHPHPPDRIRQAMEEAKVNVDPFIRVEEQVPRIVKALRVIIPISFESVKLRIMIPAAYAGKGYNVVANTGVITEESWDRDGSWNGIVEIPASQRQELYDELNKLSKGQVRIELVR from the coding sequence TTGCAGCGAAAGTCAGGTGAAGAATGGTTAGACCTTGATGCAGTAGTTGTTGGATTGAAGAGAGGTCATCTCAACTTCGAAATCTTCGTAGATCCTGATTTGGCATTCAAATTCAGACGTGGTGAAGATATCCCACTCGAATCCGTGCTGAAATCATATGACCTCTATGAAGATGCTCGGCGCGGAGAACACGCTTCTGAGGACTTGGCAGAGGATTTCTTTGGCAGTAGTGATGTCTTCGAAATAGCGCCAGAGATAATCAAACGTGGCAAGTTCAAGCTTACACATGAACAACGAAAACAGCTCAAGGAAGAGAAAACTGAGAAAATCATTGAGAACATATCCAAAAAAGCAATGAATCCCAAGACAGGTCACCCCCACCCTCCTGATCGAATACGACAAGCAATGGAAGAAGCAAAAGTAAACGTGGATCCATTTATCCGGGTTGAAGAACAAGTACCTCGGATAGTCAAAGCATTGCGTGTTATTATCCCAATCTCCTTTGAAAGCGTTAAGCTTCGAATCATGATTCCAGCGGCGTATGCCGGAAAAGGTTACAATGTTGTTGCAAATACCGGTGTCATCACAGAGGAGTCTTGGGATCGTGATGGATCTTGGAATGGCATTGTTGAAATTCCTGCCTCCCAGAGACAGGAACTATACGATGAGTTGAATAAGCTCTCGAAGGGGCAGGTCAGAATAGAACTAGTCAGATAG
- a CDS encoding archaeal proteasome endopeptidase complex subunit alpha, giving the protein MFGMSRKGYDRSTSIFSPEGRIFAAEYAKKAVEQGATSIGIRCEDGVVLLAEKKVMPLQEPDSVEKISEIDEHIGVATSGFMADARALIQEARVKAQSYWLTYEESIPAEALADHICDLKAQFTQGGGARPYGVAMIIGSVDDNGSPQLFVTDPVGTYWGFFAAVIGRGNTEAGEYLKEHYDEKLSITKSTNLALNALKAATQSDLTVDNLEIAHVTISTSKFRKLSTDEITKLLKQNPEADK; this is encoded by the coding sequence ATGTTTGGAATGTCCCGCAAGGGATATGATAGGTCTACTAGCATATTTAGCCCGGAAGGTCGTATTTTCGCTGCTGAATATGCGAAGAAGGCTGTCGAACAAGGTGCCACATCTATTGGCATACGTTGTGAGGACGGAGTGGTTCTGTTGGCTGAGAAAAAAGTCATGCCATTACAGGAACCCGATAGCGTCGAGAAGATCTCCGAGATTGATGAACACATAGGTGTTGCAACTTCTGGTTTCATGGCCGATGCACGAGCATTGATACAAGAGGCCAGAGTCAAAGCACAATCGTATTGGTTAACCTATGAAGAATCAATACCTGCAGAAGCTCTTGCTGATCACATTTGCGATTTGAAGGCACAATTCACTCAAGGTGGTGGTGCCAGACCCTATGGCGTTGCGATGATAATCGGCTCTGTTGATGACAATGGGAGCCCCCAACTCTTTGTCACCGATCCTGTGGGAACCTACTGGGGCTTTTTTGCTGCTGTCATTGGCAGAGGCAATACAGAAGCTGGTGAGTATTTGAAGGAGCATTATGACGAGAAATTGAGTATTACAAAATCAACGAATCTAGCACTCAATGCTTTGAAAGCTGCTACTCAATCTGATTTGACTGTTGATAACCTTGAAATCGCTCATGTTACAATAAGTACCAGCAAGTTTAGGAAACTATCAACGGATGAAATTACCAAGCTACTGAAGCAGAATCCAGAAGCAGATAAATGA
- a CDS encoding metal ABC transporter permease has protein sequence MLNLFQTILQSPFLQRALIGAFLIAVLASSSGTFLVFRGLSFMTAGVAHAALGGAALGLFLQESGLVPWFDPILGALMFSIFVAIVTGYAGESGIAQKMEVAVGVSFALSMSLAVFLMYYIPPTKVPQIWGYLTGDILLLDNLDIILLGATTVVLVFLTALFRQEFVYVSVDMEGSTAHGLNTKAYHYLMLITAALAISLATKAVGAILVYAIVVAPAAASNEVFNSVRAVMIAVFGIALLSQLIGIAASFTFRTSPSAIAGILAALSYLVAVQIKKLRDRARIEKRIDQSRAPSRARTSEQ, from the coding sequence ATGCTTAATCTTTTTCAGACCATCTTACAGAGTCCCTTTTTGCAGCGTGCATTGATTGGTGCCTTTCTCATAGCCGTGCTAGCATCTTCATCTGGTACCTTTCTGGTTTTCCGAGGCTTGTCATTCATGACTGCGGGTGTGGCTCATGCGGCACTTGGTGGTGCTGCCCTTGGATTATTCCTACAGGAGTCTGGGCTTGTTCCGTGGTTTGATCCTATTCTGGGAGCACTCATGTTCAGCATTTTTGTAGCCATCGTAACGGGATATGCTGGTGAATCAGGCATTGCACAGAAAATGGAAGTTGCGGTAGGTGTTTCATTTGCGTTATCAATGAGTCTCGCTGTCTTTCTGATGTACTATATCCCGCCAACAAAGGTTCCCCAGATTTGGGGTTATTTGACCGGTGATATCCTTCTACTTGATAATCTTGACATAATCCTGCTCGGAGCAACTACTGTAGTTCTTGTTTTTCTTACAGCGCTATTTCGCCAAGAGTTCGTGTATGTCAGTGTTGATATGGAAGGATCAACCGCTCACGGGCTCAATACCAAGGCATACCACTATCTCATGTTGATTACGGCGGCGCTGGCCATTTCACTTGCAACAAAGGCCGTTGGAGCCATCCTCGTCTATGCTATTGTAGTTGCGCCAGCTGCTGCATCAAATGAAGTTTTCAATTCTGTGCGGGCTGTGATGATTGCAGTTTTTGGAATTGCCTTGCTCTCTCAACTCATCGGGATTGCGGCTTCATTCACCTTCAGAACTTCTCCAAGTGCAATTGCTGGCATTCTAGCAGCCCTGTCTTACCTTGTTGCGGTCCAAATCAAGAAGCTTCGTGATCGAGCACGAATCGAGAAGAGGATAGATCAATCTCGTGCTCCGTCCCGTGCCAGGACTTCAGAACAATAG
- a CDS encoding metal ABC transporter ATP-binding protein, translated as MKYPNGELALYDVDFRIDAPSFTAIIGPNGSGKSTLMKTILGLLEPFRGSIEMFGFDSVEDKDKIRKLVRYVPQRDRIEFNVPIRVSDIVLMGRLLKKSPPRFASSKDKERAHEALEQVNMDHLWNQPFPELSGGQRQRVLVARALASEGPVLMLDEPLAGTDIASQDMIVDALDQYHREHDVSVLMVTHDLNPIHTMVDDVLLLKNTVVGVGEPCSIMDPELIKEVYGPSARIVEHSGHRYCVTKDSGLDRHA; from the coding sequence GTGAAATACCCTAATGGTGAGCTTGCGCTTTACGATGTGGATTTTAGAATCGACGCACCATCGTTCACTGCCATAATCGGGCCAAACGGTTCCGGAAAAAGTACATTGATGAAAACCATTCTTGGTTTGCTAGAACCGTTTCGTGGATCAATCGAGATGTTCGGATTTGACTCTGTAGAGGATAAAGACAAAATCCGCAAACTCGTGCGATATGTGCCACAGCGCGATCGTATTGAATTTAACGTACCAATTCGTGTTAGTGACATCGTGCTGATGGGTCGCCTACTAAAGAAATCCCCTCCGCGATTTGCCTCAAGTAAGGACAAGGAACGGGCACATGAAGCCTTGGAACAGGTGAATATGGATCACCTCTGGAATCAGCCATTTCCCGAACTATCCGGTGGTCAGCGGCAACGGGTACTGGTTGCTCGAGCACTTGCCAGTGAGGGTCCTGTTCTAATGCTGGACGAACCCTTGGCCGGGACTGACATAGCTAGCCAGGACATGATTGTTGACGCACTGGATCAGTACCATAGAGAACACGATGTTAGTGTGCTAATGGTGACACACGATCTTAATCCGATTCATACAATGGTAGACGATGTTCTTCTTCTCAAGAACACAGTAGTCGGTGTAGGAGAGCCATGTAGTATAATGGACCCAGAGCTCATCAAGGAAGTATATGGTCCCTCAGCAAGAATCGTTGAACACTCAGGTCATAGATATTGTGTAACAAAAGATTCGGGGCTTGATAGACATGCTTAA
- a CDS encoding CopG family ribbon-helix-helix protein has translation MPIVAVSMPESHLHVLEDLQKRGGFSNRSEAIRHAIQSLMSEHENLEQEEGEVTIVLTTVYSSRGKDNQCSRVQHEHSHIISSMMHSHSNRGECVEVMVLQGDVEEAREFIKKIRSQNRVARVQINIVGR, from the coding sequence ATGCCAATCGTAGCAGTATCAATGCCAGAATCACATCTCCATGTTCTTGAAGACCTTCAGAAGCGGGGTGGATTCTCTAATCGCTCAGAGGCGATACGACATGCTATCCAATCCCTCATGTCGGAGCACGAGAATCTTGAACAGGAAGAAGGTGAAGTTACTATTGTTCTAACTACCGTGTATTCTTCCCGAGGGAAGGACAACCAATGCAGTCGTGTGCAGCACGAGCATAGCCACATAATAAGCTCTATGATGCATTCTCACTCCAATCGTGGCGAATGCGTCGAAGTTATGGTCCTCCAGGGTGATGTCGAGGAAGCTAGAGAATTCATCAAGAAAATCCGTTCGCAGAATCGGGTTGCCCGGGTACAAATTAACATTGTGGGGCGATAG
- a CDS encoding zinc ABC transporter substrate-binding protein, producing the protein MIRKEYPVAVLLLLFVAVSFIPAIVSAQDEPDLEIAVAIAPLGGIVERVGGGYLDISVILPEGVEPHASQLPTEAVQTASQADLLVFTGHYPWEPQLESQTGVPYITLHDDDALEDYSNYGAELSPIPRIGEEAGLNPHAWWLLPNNAAAIANTTAAALGQIKPDYSDYWNLQLNTFLSDLESFLNLIENQKEAYSLTSVGAIGVFPAEAYVAEAFGIEIVTILQEEGTFVSGTELAEVENALANGSVDVIIGSDVARLQNAGEFAQQLAEDYDVRLIWVRGIFFEGLSDYLSIMSYNLGAITSGLEGADSSFGRSNTINLILISAVSVLGIIAVTEGILLYQKSKAE; encoded by the coding sequence ATGATACGAAAAGAGTATCCAGTGGCGGTGCTTCTACTTCTCTTTGTAGCTGTATCCTTCATTCCTGCAATAGTTAGCGCCCAAGATGAGCCCGATTTGGAAATCGCAGTTGCTATCGCACCCCTCGGCGGCATTGTCGAAAGAGTTGGTGGTGGATACCTTGACATCTCAGTCATATTGCCGGAAGGTGTTGAACCACATGCATCACAGCTACCAACTGAGGCAGTCCAAACAGCTAGTCAGGCTGATCTTCTGGTATTCACTGGTCACTATCCTTGGGAACCCCAACTGGAAAGCCAGACAGGTGTGCCATACATAACATTGCATGACGACGACGCTCTCGAAGACTACTCTAACTATGGGGCAGAATTATCACCCATACCACGAATAGGTGAAGAAGCAGGATTAAATCCACATGCCTGGTGGCTCCTTCCAAACAATGCCGCTGCCATAGCCAATACGACTGCTGCGGCCTTAGGTCAAATTAAGCCTGATTATTCAGATTACTGGAACCTTCAATTGAATACATTCCTTTCTGATCTAGAGTCTTTCTTGAATCTTATAGAGAATCAGAAAGAAGCATACAGCCTCACGTCAGTAGGCGCCATCGGAGTATTCCCGGCCGAAGCATATGTCGCCGAAGCTTTTGGTATAGAAATCGTGACAATCTTACAAGAAGAAGGAACATTTGTTTCGGGAACTGAGCTTGCTGAGGTCGAGAATGCACTTGCAAATGGAAGCGTCGATGTTATTATCGGATCGGATGTGGCTCGGCTTCAGAATGCTGGCGAGTTTGCACAGCAGCTTGCGGAAGATTATGATGTCCGTCTTATCTGGGTTCGAGGTATCTTTTTCGAGGGGCTCTCGGATTATCTTTCCATCATGTCTTACAACCTTGGAGCTATAACCTCTGGACTTGAAGGCGCCGATTCGTCATTCGGAAGAAGCAATACAATCAATCTCATACTCATATCTGCAGTATCTGTCCTAGGAATTATAGCGGTAACAGAGGGAATCTTGTTGTATCAGAAGTCAAAAGCAGAATAG
- a CDS encoding AEC family transporter codes for MYSTQISLGLTLNLALFYLIILAGFLVSRKTVYGEKTRAYLNPLLINFMLPLLIVSTLLDTPFDTLTESPQVIAITVFMHLFGALLLFLYLKTKRMKPENGGALLLCATFHNAVFLPLPLSQMFIGQAAVPLIAVHSLTQMILLTTLGALIGSYYNQESIDRKSVTRKALLFPPLLATIVGFVLSVLGISVPSSLHMVISVNNTATTYLSLLAVGLALGKDFSMYHSSQALSVIAVRQIAIPLLVWSILIFTNLAPLTKDVLFLESLMPPAVLTVVYASDFGLDSQVAATTVTIGTIVLLPLLPLLPLLLSFV; via the coding sequence GTGTATTCGACGCAAATTTCACTTGGTTTGACTCTCAATCTCGCTTTATTCTACCTAATCATCTTAGCTGGTTTTCTGGTATCACGAAAGACCGTATATGGTGAGAAGACCCGTGCCTATCTCAACCCTCTCCTCATCAATTTCATGTTACCCCTTCTTATAGTAAGCACTCTTCTTGATACCCCTTTTGATACACTGACAGAATCACCACAAGTAATTGCGATTACCGTGTTTATGCATCTCTTTGGAGCTTTGCTGCTTTTCCTCTATTTGAAAACAAAGCGTATGAAACCCGAGAACGGTGGTGCCTTGCTTCTATGTGCTACATTTCACAATGCAGTGTTTCTACCCCTTCCCTTGTCTCAGATGTTTATTGGGCAAGCTGCGGTTCCTCTGATAGCGGTACATTCGCTAACTCAGATGATTCTGCTTACAACACTTGGAGCCTTGATAGGATCCTACTACAACCAAGAATCAATTGACCGTAAGAGTGTTACACGGAAAGCTTTACTCTTTCCACCACTGCTGGCTACTATCGTGGGATTTGTTCTTTCTGTTCTGGGTATATCTGTTCCCTCCTCGTTGCACATGGTTATTTCGGTGAACAACACAGCTACAACGTATCTGTCGCTTCTTGCAGTCGGCCTCGCCCTTGGCAAGGATTTTTCGATGTATCATTCAAGCCAAGCCTTATCGGTTATTGCGGTCAGACAGATTGCGATACCATTGCTTGTCTGGTCAATTCTCATATTTACGAACCTTGCTCCGTTAACAAAAGATGTTCTCTTCTTAGAATCTCTGATGCCCCCAGCAGTTCTTACAGTAGTCTACGCATCTGATTTTGGCTTGGATTCGCAGGTCGCGGCCACGACGGTGACGATAGGAACAATCGTTTTGTTACCCCTTCTGCCCCTTCTTCCACTCTTGCTTTCATTTGTGTGA
- a CDS encoding class II aldolase/adducin family protein, producing the protein MYETEKQVMLETCAEMLDRDLVVGSSGNVSLRVKDHIIITPSGVEYRVMTPYDLIVIDLEGNKVEGKKKPSIETEMHLEVYGHRGDIRSIVHTHSVYATAMALLYKSLPPIVDELVPTLGGKIAVTDYSKAGTRGLAEAVANAVKNRDAALIGNHGALCVGNSLREALDSAILLERACKIYMIAAQVGTPSQLPEDVVTEERHKWVESHQMSA; encoded by the coding sequence TTGTATGAAACTGAAAAGCAGGTTATGTTAGAAACTTGTGCAGAAATGCTTGATCGGGATTTGGTTGTCGGCTCCTCAGGAAATGTGAGTCTTAGAGTGAAAGACCACATCATCATCACACCCAGTGGTGTGGAGTATCGTGTAATGACTCCCTATGATCTCATTGTTATTGATTTAGAGGGCAACAAAGTCGAGGGGAAGAAGAAACCTAGTATCGAGACAGAAATGCATCTGGAAGTGTATGGACATAGGGGAGATATCCGCTCCATTGTACATACACATAGTGTTTATGCTACCGCCATGGCCCTTCTCTATAAGTCCCTACCGCCTATTGTTGATGAACTTGTTCCTACTCTTGGTGGTAAGATTGCAGTTACCGACTATTCAAAAGCAGGGACTCGCGGTTTAGCCGAAGCTGTTGCCAATGCAGTGAAAAACCGTGATGCTGCACTGATTGGCAATCATGGTGCTTTGTGTGTTGGAAATTCACTTCGTGAAGCCCTTGATTCTGCTATCCTTCTTGAACGAGCCTGCAAAATCTACATGATTGCAGCTCAGGTAGGAACGCCCTCTCAACTTCCCGAGGATGTTGTCACGGAAGAAAGGCACAAGTGGGTCGAATCGCATCAGATGAGTGCTTGA
- a CDS encoding Ni/Fe hydrogenase subunit alpha, whose amino-acid sequence MTREISIDHIARIEGKAGIEVTYDGSQVELVRINVFEGPRYFEAITKGKPVEEATAVFPRICSFCAAAHKVTALQAAENAIGLQPTEQTRLLRELLYIGDYIESHALHLFLLALPDFLGYPDGFSMAEDHPDVIDAGIALKDIGADIQTVIGSRYIHQENAIMGGFGKIPSKESFGTLARRLKMLHGKAEEALEQLVSYPNWREVDAKRTHLALEPYDGSYTMIGDKVKASDGGKFKSDAYQVRIAEEVVPYSFAKHGTYKSQPFMTGAISRFTLFGDGMTGRAGELAETYGSHLDPKNPMSNNFAQSVELVHFVHRAEEIAKNLASDLKPYEKRIEPKVTKGGKGVAITEAPRGLLAYTIEVDKNARVVSADIVTPTAMFLPMMEADLRRMSESLVSSGINEADEIGNKLETIVRSYDPCVSCSVHVADIR is encoded by the coding sequence ATTACCCGTGAGATATCCATAGATCACATTGCCCGAATCGAAGGTAAGGCTGGAATCGAAGTTACTTATGATGGCTCGCAGGTGGAACTAGTTAGAATCAATGTGTTTGAAGGCCCACGGTATTTTGAAGCCATAACCAAGGGTAAACCCGTCGAGGAAGCGACTGCAGTTTTTCCTCGAATCTGTTCATTCTGCGCTGCAGCACACAAGGTAACCGCTCTCCAAGCTGCGGAAAATGCTATCGGTCTACAACCGACTGAGCAAACCCGACTCCTTCGTGAATTGTTATACATTGGAGATTATATCGAAAGCCATGCTCTTCACTTGTTCCTTTTAGCATTACCAGATTTCCTGGGGTATCCTGACGGGTTCTCCATGGCTGAGGACCATCCAGACGTGATTGATGCCGGTATAGCTCTGAAGGATATTGGAGCAGACATACAGACTGTTATTGGATCACGTTATATCCACCAGGAAAACGCGATAATGGGTGGGTTCGGGAAGATTCCGTCGAAGGAGTCTTTCGGAACACTAGCTAGACGTCTAAAGATGTTGCATGGCAAAGCTGAGGAAGCCTTAGAACAACTTGTAAGCTATCCTAACTGGCGAGAAGTGGATGCAAAAAGAACGCATCTAGCACTTGAACCCTATGATGGTTCATACACCATGATTGGTGACAAAGTGAAGGCAAGTGATGGTGGGAAATTCAAGTCTGACGCCTATCAGGTTCGAATTGCCGAAGAAGTGGTACCCTACTCATTTGCAAAACACGGGACGTACAAATCTCAGCCTTTTATGACTGGGGCTATTTCGCGTTTCACCCTGTTCGGTGATGGGATGACGGGTCGCGCAGGTGAACTCGCAGAGACGTATGGTTCTCATCTGGATCCAAAGAATCCAATGAGCAATAATTTTGCACAGTCTGTAGAGCTTGTACATTTTGTTCATCGTGCAGAGGAGATTGCAAAGAACTTGGCTAGCGATTTGAAACCATATGAAAAACGAATTGAGCCAAAGGTGACCAAGGGTGGGAAAGGAGTTGCAATAACAGAAGCTCCACGGGGGCTACTCGCTTACACAATCGAAGTTGACAAAAATGCACGGGTAGTATCTGCTGATATTGTCACTCCAACTGCTATGTTCCTTCCTATGATGGAAGCCGATTTACGAAGGATGTCTGAATCTCTTGTCTCCAGTGGCATCAACGAGGCTGACGAAATCGGTAACAAACTAGAGACCATTGTTCGCTCTTATGATCCCTGTGTATCTTGCAGTGTTCATGTGGCTGATATCCGATAG
- a CDS encoding sulfhydrogenase 1 subunit delta, producing the protein MTTIRREQLAIVEDCRGDDCKPRVGVYALTSCYGCQLKLATVERILDIVKAVNIESFYMLSSNSTIPADVDVAFVEGSVSTEKDLEELFEVRKHSRILVALGACAVNGGVQSWVEGEMDYDQLYADVYGDETIDMQGRQATPISAHVDVDYYLPGCPPEEDEIMYFISSFLFGTFPEPKDYPVCAECRLAGNPCILIEHGERCLGPVTTAGCKARCISFGVPCIGCRGPVPHDTAWFDSLALTFQQKGLDEEVVRDRMRIFGAHNPHLEKMLNKVYGSENE; encoded by the coding sequence ATGACAACAATAAGACGGGAACAACTGGCAATCGTCGAAGACTGTCGCGGGGATGACTGCAAGCCTCGAGTTGGCGTGTATGCCCTCACGTCATGCTACGGATGTCAGCTTAAGCTGGCGACTGTTGAGCGGATACTGGATATAGTCAAAGCTGTTAACATAGAGAGCTTCTACATGCTCTCAAGTAATAGCACAATTCCTGCCGATGTTGATGTAGCTTTTGTTGAAGGCTCAGTCTCAACAGAGAAGGATTTGGAGGAGCTTTTCGAAGTCAGAAAGCATTCGAGGATTCTTGTGGCATTGGGTGCTTGTGCAGTCAATGGTGGTGTTCAGAGCTGGGTTGAAGGTGAAATGGACTACGATCAGCTCTATGCGGATGTCTACGGAGACGAGACTATTGATATGCAGGGTCGTCAAGCCACACCAATCTCCGCCCATGTAGATGTTGACTACTATCTCCCCGGTTGTCCACCAGAAGAAGACGAAATCATGTACTTCATTTCGAGCTTCCTGTTCGGTACGTTTCCAGAACCAAAGGATTATCCTGTTTGCGCAGAGTGCAGATTGGCTGGAAATCCTTGTATCCTAATTGAACACGGGGAACGATGCCTTGGGCCAGTAACAACTGCCGGGTGCAAGGCTAGATGCATTTCGTTCGGCGTTCCATGCATTGGTTGTAGAGGACCAGTGCCACATGACACTGCTTGGTTCGATTCACTTGCACTTACTTTCCAGCAGAAGGGGCTGGATGAAGAAGTTGTACGGGATCGTATGAGGATTTTTGGTGCGCATAATCCTCACCTAGAGAAGATGCTGAACAAGGTTTACGGGAGTGAAAATGAATGA